The following coding sequences are from one Shewanella eurypsychrophilus window:
- a CDS encoding flagellin, producing MAITVNTNVTSMKAQKNLNSSGNALATSMERLSSGLRINSAKDDAAGLAISNRLNSQVRGLDVGMRNANDAISVAQIAEGAMQEQTNMLQRMRDLSVQSVNGANSASDIAALQAEYDQLATEITAIADTTAFGDTNLLDGSFTAKNFQVGHQGGENIAVSVTDTDATALGVAGLAVSAATTALIDTAIGLIDSQRSTLGAIQNRLSHNISNSANTQANVADAKSRIVDVDFAKETSTMTKNQVLQQTGSAMLAQANQLPQVALSLL from the coding sequence ATGGCAATTACGGTAAATACAAACGTGACATCAATGAAGGCGCAAAAGAACTTAAATAGCTCTGGGAATGCGCTCGCGACCTCAATGGAGCGCTTATCGAGTGGTTTGCGCATCAATAGTGCAAAAGATGATGCCGCAGGTCTCGCTATCTCCAATCGACTTAATAGCCAAGTGAGGGGGCTTGATGTTGGCATGAGAAATGCTAACGATGCAATTTCTGTTGCTCAAATAGCAGAAGGTGCAATGCAAGAGCAAACTAACATGTTGCAGCGTATGCGTGATTTATCTGTTCAGTCAGTCAACGGAGCAAACTCAGCTAGTGATATAGCTGCCCTACAGGCTGAGTACGATCAGTTAGCGACAGAGATCACAGCAATTGCAGATACCACTGCATTTGGTGACACTAATTTACTGGATGGTTCTTTTACGGCTAAGAACTTCCAAGTGGGTCATCAAGGTGGTGAAAATATTGCGGTAAGTGTAACTGATACTGATGCCACTGCATTAGGTGTTGCTGGTCTAGCTGTTAGCGCTGCAACTACGGCACTGATTGATACGGCAATTGGTCTCATTGACTCTCAAAGATCGACATTAGGTGCAATTCAAAACCGTTTGTCGCATAACATCAGTAACAGTGCAAATACACAAGCAAACGTTGCAGATGCGAAGAGTCGAATTGTCGATGTCGATTTTGCTAAAGAAACTTCAACTATGACTAAAAATCAAGTGTTACAACAGACCGGTTCAGCTATGTTGGCACAAGCTAATCAGTTACCTCAAGTGGCATTATCGCTTTTATAA
- a CDS encoding flagellin, giving the protein MAITVNTNVTSMKAQKNLNSSGNALATSMERLSSGLRINSAKDDAAGLAISNRLNSQVRGLEVGMRNANDAISVAQISEGAMQEQTNMLQRMRDLSVQSVNGANSSSDVAALQAEYDELATEITAIADTTAFGDTKLLDGSFTAKNFQVGHQGGENISISVTDTDATALGVGGLAVGAATTALIDTAISTIDDQRSTLGATQNRLSHNISNSANTQANVADAKSRIVDVDFAKETSEMTKNQVLQQTGSAMLAQANQLPQVALSLL; this is encoded by the coding sequence ATGGCGATTACGGTAAATACAAACGTTACATCGATGAAAGCGCAGAAGAACCTTAATAGTTCAGGAAATGCTTTGGCAACTTCCATGGAACGTCTGTCTAGTGGTTTGCGTATTAACAGTGCAAAAGATGATGCGGCAGGTCTTGCTATTTCAAACAGACTAAACAGTCAGGTCAGAGGCTTGGAAGTCGGTATGAGAAACGCAAATGATGCTATCTCTGTAGCACAAATTTCCGAAGGCGCGATGCAAGAGCAGACAAACATGCTCCAGCGTATGCGTGATCTCTCTGTTCAATCTGTTAACGGTGCAAACTCTTCGAGTGATGTCGCAGCACTTCAAGCTGAATATGATGAGCTGGCTACCGAAATTACCGCAATTGCGGATACCACAGCATTTGGTGATACCAAGTTATTGGATGGATCATTTACCGCTAAAAATTTCCAGGTCGGTCACCAAGGTGGTGAAAACATCTCTATTAGTGTGACTGATACCGATGCTACAGCATTAGGTGTCGGTGGTTTAGCTGTTGGTGCGGCGACAACCGCATTAATCGATACCGCCATAAGTACTATTGATGATCAAAGATCAACACTGGGTGCAACTCAGAACCGTTTATCACATAACATCAGCAACAGCGCAAATACACAAGCCAACGTGGCCGATGCCAAGAGCCGTATTGTTGATGTGGATTTTGCCAAAGAAACCTCTGAAATGACTAAAAACCAAGTGCTGCAACAGACGGGTTCAGCGATGTTGGCACAAGCTAACCAACTTCCTCAAGTTGCGTTATCGCTATTATAG
- a CDS encoding flagellin: MAITVNTNVTSMKAQKNLNTSGNALATSMERLSSGLRINSAKDDAAGLAISNRLNSQVRGLEVGMRNANDGISVAQVAEGAMQEQTNMLQRMRDLSIQAVNGANSTSDKAALQAEVDQLVLELGAIANSTAFGDTKLLSGGFSAKNFQVGHQGGENISITITATDETTLGVNALILSSDTTASSAILAIDAAITTIDAQRSTLGAVQNRLSHNISNSANTQANVADAKSRIVDVDFAKETATMTKNQVLQQTGSSMLAQANQLPQVALSLLG, encoded by the coding sequence ATGGCTATTACCGTTAATACAAACGTTACTTCTATGAAGGCTCAGAAAAATCTGAACACTTCAGGCAATGCGCTTGCTACATCTATGGAGCGATTATCGAGTGGACTTCGCATTAACAGTGCTAAGGATGATGCTGCTGGACTTGCGATATCTAACCGTTTGAATTCACAAGTTCGAGGCTTGGAAGTGGGTATGCGAAACGCAAATGATGGCATCTCGGTTGCTCAAGTTGCTGAAGGAGCGATGCAAGAGCAGACCAACATGCTGCAACGTATGCGAGATTTATCAATTCAAGCGGTAAACGGTGCAAACTCAACTAGTGATAAAGCTGCGCTTCAGGCCGAAGTGGATCAATTAGTTTTAGAGCTAGGTGCAATTGCGAATTCAACTGCATTTGGTGATACTAAACTTTTAAGTGGCGGATTTTCAGCTAAAAATTTCCAAGTTGGTCATCAAGGTGGTGAGAATATTTCTATCACGATCACAGCTACAGACGAAACAACATTGGGTGTGAATGCATTAATTTTATCTTCTGATACAACTGCTTCATCAGCCATTCTTGCCATCGATGCGGCAATTACAACCATTGATGCTCAGCGATCTACGCTTGGTGCGGTGCAGAACCGTTTATCACATAACATCAGTAACAGTGCAAATACTCAAGCAAACGTTGCAGATGCAAAGAGTCGTATTGTTGATGTGGATTTTGCTAAAGAAACAGCGACAATGACCAAGAATCAGGTTCTTCAACAGACAGGTAGCTCTATGCTTGCCCAGGCAAACCAATTACCTCAAGTTGCTTTATCTTTACTAGGTTAA
- the flgL gene encoding flagellar hook-associated protein FlgL yields MRISTAQMFNQSITSVLDKQSSTSKILDQLSSGKKVNTAGDDPVAALGIDNLNQKNALVNQFLKNIDYATGRLANSESHLGNAETLVGSVREQVMRAVNGSLTDNDRQMVADEMKASLEELLAIANTKDESGNYLFSGFSTDTMPFAFDAAGQIVYGGDNGSRETVVASGVTLATNVPGDTAFMNAANGMGDYSVNYLPSQVGGFKVDSAKIVNPALHIPDTYSFTMVGADLEVRDSSNVLVTTEVGFDPVNPVSFNGIEVKLDGLPVAGDSFSITEQPTVSIFDTISSAISLIEDPNRTNTPEGMAQLAQILNNVDSGIKQISSARGMAGNNLKSVESYSSTHDDEKLINSSALSMLEDLDYASAITEFEKQQLALNAVSSVFSKVGSTSLFDYI; encoded by the coding sequence ATGAGAATTTCAACTGCTCAAATGTTCAATCAAAGCATCACAAGTGTTCTGGATAAACAATCTTCAACGAGCAAAATACTCGATCAGCTATCCAGTGGTAAGAAGGTTAATACAGCAGGTGATGATCCTGTTGCAGCTCTTGGTATAGATAACCTAAATCAAAAAAATGCCTTAGTTAATCAATTTTTAAAGAATATAGATTATGCGACAGGAAGATTAGCCAATTCTGAAAGCCATTTAGGTAATGCTGAAACTTTGGTGGGCTCAGTAAGAGAGCAAGTCATGCGTGCAGTAAATGGTAGCTTGACTGACAATGACCGGCAAATGGTTGCCGATGAGATGAAGGCTAGCTTAGAAGAGTTGCTGGCAATAGCTAACACTAAAGATGAGTCAGGTAATTATCTGTTCTCAGGATTTAGTACGGATACCATGCCGTTTGCTTTTGATGCTGCTGGGCAGATTGTGTATGGCGGAGACAATGGAAGTCGAGAGACGGTTGTAGCTTCTGGTGTCACCCTAGCCACCAATGTTCCAGGTGATACGGCATTTATGAATGCCGCTAATGGGATGGGAGATTATAGTGTCAATTATCTGCCATCTCAGGTCGGTGGCTTTAAAGTTGATAGTGCAAAAATTGTAAACCCTGCTCTCCATATACCTGATACATATAGTTTTACTATGGTAGGAGCTGATCTTGAAGTCAGGGATTCTAGTAATGTTCTTGTTACAACTGAAGTGGGCTTCGACCCTGTAAATCCAGTGAGTTTCAATGGGATTGAAGTCAAGCTAGATGGGCTTCCTGTAGCAGGTGACTCCTTCAGTATTACAGAGCAACCCACAGTCAGTATTTTTGACACTATTAGCAGTGCTATCAGTTTAATTGAGGACCCAAATAGAACGAATACTCCAGAGGGTATGGCTCAGTTGGCACAGATATTGAATAATGTTGATAGTGGTATAAAACAGATTAGTAGCGCCAGAGGAATGGCGGGTAACAATTTAAAAAGTGTAGAGAGTTATAGTTCGACTCATGATGATGAAAAGCTGATCAACAGCTCAGCATTGTCCATGTTAGAAGATCTGGATTATGCCTCTGCAATTACTGAATTTGAGAAACAGCAGTTGGCTTTAAATGCGGTATCGAGTGTATTTAGCAAGGTCGGCAGCACGTCACTATTTGATTATATATAA